The following are from one region of the Alkalimarinus sediminis genome:
- a CDS encoding YfgM family protein, whose translation MEYRTEEEQVAALKQWWKDNGNSLIIGIGLALAVVFGWKMYQQNVENTKNAASVLYQQLLEVALGPNATTESQASVSFIANKLKTEYQDTEYATFAAMFLAKNAIAEKDLDSAATELRWILDKNPETSLTPLVKARLARVLDRLGNQQEALALLDTKSAGTYTALYLEIKGDIYHRAGDNEQAKASYLEAYKAMKESGVQRPMLSLKMADLGISEEGA comes from the coding sequence GTGGAGTACAGAACTGAAGAAGAACAGGTTGCAGCGCTGAAACAGTGGTGGAAAGATAACGGTAACTCGTTGATTATTGGTATTGGTTTGGCTTTGGCCGTTGTTTTCGGTTGGAAAATGTATCAGCAAAATGTTGAGAACACCAAAAACGCAGCATCGGTTTTATATCAGCAGTTGTTAGAGGTTGCTTTAGGCCCTAATGCTACAACAGAGTCCCAGGCATCTGTTTCGTTTATTGCAAACAAGCTGAAAACTGAATATCAAGATACAGAGTACGCGACTTTTGCTGCTATGTTCTTGGCTAAAAATGCGATTGCTGAAAAAGACCTAGATAGTGCCGCGACTGAGCTGCGTTGGATTTTAGACAAAAACCCTGAGACTTCTCTAACGCCATTGGTCAAAGCCCGTTTAGCAAGAGTGCTTGACCGTTTAGGTAATCAACAAGAAGCATTAGCGTTGCTCGATACTAAAAGTGCTGGAACCTATACAGCGTTATACCTCGAAATAAAAGGGGATATCTACCATCGAGCAGGGGATAATGAGCAAGCGAAAGCGTCTTACCTAGAAGCGTATAAAGCGATGAAAGAGAGTGGAGTACAGCGTCCAATGCTATCGCTTAAAATGGCCGATCTTGGAATTTCTGAGGAGGGTGCTTAA